GCCCCGCGCCGACCGAAGGGCGGCCGACCGCCTGCCGACGCTCGGCGCTGCTTCGAAGGGATACTCTGGATTCTGTGGACCGGCGCACCGTGGAGCGAACTGCCCAAGCGGTATGGCAGCCCGAGCACCTGTTGGCGACGGCTGCGGCAGTGGGAAGCCAGCGGGGTCTTGCTGACGCTGTGGCGGGCCTTGCTGGCCCACTTGAATGACGCGCAGAAACTGCGCTGGAACGAGTGCTTCCTCGATGGGAGCTTCGCGCCGGCGAAAACGGGGGCGCCAACGTCGGGCCGACCAAGCGCGGCAAGGGCACAAAATGGATGGTATTGGTCGATGGCGCGGGTACTCCGTTGGGAGCATACCTGGATTCGGCGTCCCCGGCGGAGGTCCGGCTCCTCGACGCGACGCTCGACACGATCGCCGTGACACGCCCGCATCGGCCGGGGCGGCCCCGCAAGCGGCCGGAGCGGCTGATTGCGGACCGGGGATATGACAGCAATGCCGCCCGGGCCCTGTTGGTCCGTCGCGGGATTGAGCCGATCATTCCGGCCAGGGCCAATAACCAGCGGGCCACCCCTCAGGACGGGCGCAAGTTGCGCCGCTACCGGCGCCGCTGGATCGTGGAGCGCACGATCGGCTGGCTGGGCAACTTCCGGCGACTGACCGTCCGGTATGATCGCCTGATGGACACTTATGGGGGCTTCTTTCATCTGGCCTGTGCCCTGATCACGCTTCGGAAGGTTTTGAAATGACTTCTAGTGAGTGTTAGCGCAGATTCATCCATCCTCAAATTATCCATGAGCTACTGGGATTCGTTTCGCGAGATTCAACGTGTAGCCGATAACATGAGCGCAGCCCAGGATCAAATTCGTGCTTATCTGGAAAGTCGGCCCAGGATCGCTGACGTGATGGCTGAGATGTTGTCCGCCCGGACCCTGCTTGATGAGATTGAACGAACCCAG
The DNA window shown above is from Nitrospira tepida and carries:
- a CDS encoding IS5 family transposase produces the protein MLPRWELRAGENGGANVGPTKRGKGTKWMVLVDGAGTPLGAYLDSASPAEVRLLDATLDTIAVTRPHRPGRPRKRPERLIADRGYDSNAARALLVRRGIEPIIPARANNQRATPQDGRKLRRYRRRWIVERTIGWLGNFRRLTVRYDRLMDTYGGFFHLACALITLRKVLK